The DNA region AGAAGAGActtttaataatgaaaaCGACATTGAAGGAAATACAGAAGAGATTGTTGATACATTCGACGCTCTTGGATTAAATGAAAAACTATTAAGGGGTATATATTCTTATGGTTTTGAAAAGCCATCAGCAATTCAACAAAGAGGTATTAAGCCTATTTTGAATGGTTATGATACAATTGGTCAAGCTCAATCAGGTACAGGAAAAACAGCTACTTTCGTTATTTCTTCATTGCAGTTAATTAATTATGACTATGTTGCATGTCAAGCTTTAATTTTGGCCCCCACTCGTGAGTTAGCTCAACAAATTCAAAAGGTAATAATGattaaaatgaaatataaataatgatatatctatgtaaatatatatcaatatatatatatatatatatatgtatgtgAATTTCCAATTTTTAGGTCGTTTTGGCTTTGGGAGATTATTTAAAAGTCAAGTGCCATGCTTGTGTTGGAGGTACTGTCGTAAGAGAAGATATCGATAAACTTAAACAAGGAGTACATATGGTTGTAGGTACCCCAGGTAGAGTTTATGATATGATTGACAAGAGACATTTAGGTGTTGATAGATTAAAGTTATTTATATTAGATGAAGCTGATGAAATGTTATCAAGAGGATTTAAGGCTCAAATATATGAAGTTTTTAAGAAATTAGTACCAGATATTCAAGTTGCTTTATTTTCTGCTACAATGCCACAAGAAATATTAGAATTAACTACTAGGTTTATGAGAGACCCAAAAACTATTTTAGTTAAAAAAGATGAATTAACACTTGAAGGTATTAGGCAGTTCTATGTTGCTGTAGAAAAGGAAGAATGGAAATTAGATACTTTATGTGATTTATATGAAACATTAACCATTACACAatctataatatattgtaataCTAGGAAAAAGGTTGATATATTAACCCAAGAAATGCACAATCGTCTTTTCACTGTATCATGTATGCACGGAGATATGGACCAAAAAGACAGAGATTTAATTATGAGAGAATTCAGATCTGGATCCACAAGAGTTTTAGTAACAACAGATTTGTTAGCAAGAGGTATTGATGTACAACAAGTTTCTTTAGTTATCAATTATGATTTACCAGCTTCACCAGATACATACATTCACAggtaatatataaaaaaaatatatatatatgtatttttttttattactaaTTATTGagaatattttataaaaatttaaaacattttccctaatatattttatttttatttttattttttttctccttAGAATTGGTCGTTCTGGAAGATTTGGTCGTAAGGGAGTTGCTATCAATTTTGTTACCAACGATGATAAGGAAAAAGATAAGTTAAAGAAAATCGAATCCTACTATAGTACTCAAATAGAAGAAATGCCCTTAGAAgtaattaaaaaaaaaattaaaataaaaggaaaaaatatatatgtatctATATATGTATTACTTTATATCTATCGATTGTTACttgtataataataaatatttaattttattaaaatttttttttttttttttttttttttttccctttTGTAGGTTGCTGACTATTTATAAACCCCcccctttttttttttttttttttttttttttttaattatatataaatattttcataacatgaaattcatttttgttatatatacattatcATTTTAAGCCAATGGTATTTTaatctttatatatatattatatatatatgggattgaaaaaaaaaaaaaaaagaaaaaagtagaatttcaaatatttattattgcaaacaatcatttttatattaatatggaacatgtttatattatgtaggtgtgtgtatatatgtattcttatatttatatatatatatatatacacttacataaatatatattttttatttatatatattcttcatataATCTGTTTTTATTAGCAATAAAGTGGAAcatgttttatatttttaatttgttaCTAGCCTCTCATCTTTGAATTCATTttcaattatataatatatatatatttttatttatatatctatatatataattttatatttatcttatatttttttttttttaaaaaaaaatgtgaaaaatacattttataatctattaaaattaataaaaagaataaaacTGAAACtgtataaaaataaaaaaaaattaatataaatataatataatgtattattGTATAAGAATAATGTCATTTAGAGAATTTTAAACGgttatttcttatatataaatgtattatatatttatatgatatgAAATTGTAAGAATTTGTgttaatttatatttatacaaaaaaaaaaaaaaaaaaatttatttttgtagTAATTTGATTTAAAGATGCTGATAAtagaaaaaacaaaaaattaaacataaataaataaataaataaataaataaataaatatatatatatatatatatatatattggtaaaatatagaaattcattaatgtaataaatatttagtatattaaaagaagtatttatatatatatatatatatatataagaatattttaaattttatatagattaagataaaacatattttccttttagAAAATGTTCTTCTGAATAAAATGCAGCACATACTACCCTTTTTTCAAATAAGCGTCCATTGAACATATATTGAGCTTTTCTTGCTGTTGCTTCATCAGCATAATGTAAGAATATTTTTCCAACACCTTCTGCATATGATAAATCTTTATTTGGTTTTGGTATAACTATATTTTGTAATGGGCCATATTTTTCAGCTTCTTCTTTTATGTCTTTTAAAATTTCTTCATATTGACTATCAACAATTAAATCTTCTTGAAATACTGCATTAGTTAATTGTACTACTTTCGATGATTTTTCACCTATTTTTCTTGATGCTTGAACTTGTAATCCTATAATTGAATTACTTAAAATTTTTTGCGATATAGATGTAGGTAAAAGTGTTACTGGTACATCAGTATTATTAGGTAATGCTATAAAATTGGGATTTTGattattgatattattattattattattaatattatgattattatttggTTGCTTATTGAATGTAGCTTTTTTGacatttaaaatattttgtcCACATACAAAACCATTTAAAGCATGAATAGCTAGTTGTGTACATGAACTATCTTCATATTCAAAAAAACCATATCCTTTATTTAATCCTGTATTTAAAtctttaataatattgaaagCTTTCAAAGTTCCAAATTGTTCTAATAAATcttttatttgttcatCCTTTAAATCATGTGGTAAATTTTGTATATACAATctattttcttcatcacTACTACATTTCGAGTTTATAGGTTTACTAggttttaatttttcaaaaaCTTCCATATTAATATCTGTGAATTCAGTAGTA from Plasmodium gaboni strain SY75 chromosome 14, whole genome shotgun sequence includes:
- a CDS encoding eukaryotic initiation factor 4A, translating into MSTKEETFNNENDIEGNTEEIVDTFDALGLNEKLLRGIYSYGFEKPSAIQQRGIKPILNGYDTIGQAQSGTGKTATFVISSLQLINYDYVACQALILAPTRELAQQIQKVVLALGDYLKVKCHACVGGTVVREDIDKLKQGVHMVVGTPGRVYDMIDKRHLGVDRLKLFILDEADEMLSRGFKAQIYEVFKKLVPDIQVALFSATMPQEILELTTRFMRDPKTILVKKDELTLEGIRQFYVAVEKEEWKLDTLCDLYETLTITQSIIYCNTRKKVDILTQEMHNRLFTVSCMHGDMDQKDRDLIMREFRSGSTRVLVTTDLLARGIDVQQVSLVINYDLPASPDTYIHRIGRSGRFGRKGVAINFVTNDDKEKDKLKKIESYYSTQIEEMPLEVADYL